The following are encoded in a window of Clostridium thermarum genomic DNA:
- a CDS encoding nuclear transport factor 2 family protein, with product MEEQKIKKDFKLTLEIVKELWTKTYSTDGKPDWSHILPYYDDDIYFRDSIQEIKGIDEFKKMTERLTKRSKDLNMKLVKVVQNGNDIFLEWEMTISYKKYPSSKLYGLSRLTTNDKGKIIEQRDYYDLWGDIFDNIPYWGKQYRKFMKRKFG from the coding sequence ATGGAAGAACAAAAAATTAAAAAAGATTTTAAACTTACCCTCGAAATAGTTAAAGAGCTTTGGACAAAAACTTATAGCACGGATGGTAAACCTGATTGGTCACATATTTTACCTTATTACGATGATGATATTTACTTTAGAGATTCAATTCAGGAAATAAAAGGCATAGATGAATTTAAGAAAATGACTGAAAGGCTTACAAAACGCTCAAAAGATTTAAATATGAAATTGGTGAAAGTTGTTCAAAATGGAAATGACATATTTCTAGAATGGGAAATGACCATTAGCTATAAAAAGTATCCTAGTTCTAAATTATATGGTCTTTCAAGATTAACAACAAATGATAAAGGTAAAATTATTGAACAGAGAGACTATTATGACTTGTGGGGAGACATATTTGATAATATTCCTTATTGGGGTAAACAATACAGAAAATTTATGAAGAGGAAATTTGGGTGA
- a CDS encoding DUF6937 domain-containing protein has product MDKSKVIFGNEMPQRVYKKSIKVKNKYLKKFGDDSNITYNLGVEDNKTLKPFIGVKNIVPGEGKEAIDTKKGIVIGNIRMGFGHYRISMAIASAANSMGYTPYWFDLHSYSETTGGKIIAHLNNLYSLGSRLSQKFSLFNKFYWEPLNSEGFRKLSYNAMDQKVSELMTPIYKDLPKDIPFVATHVWPAQAAVHAGLTKVVNAIPDNWPMALHLAEGSIHTVQTPSSYLGYKTLRGMNGKRILKPMSEGDIYEVGHYIDHELVANLDSDCEKRLDRIKNKRAKRILLTVGGAGAQKEIFVEIIRKIMPLVSAEKAVLYINVGDHKNVWQGLCKEIPQLTNGAEKYFDDWAKTCDFAEKAIKQEVRGIHAFYHEDIFAAVYATNLLMRSTDIAITKPSELAFYPVPKLLIKRVGGHEAWGAVRAAEIGDGSIECGTVEGTLQMLDLMLEEDEILTMLCKNIIKANKIGIYNGAYRAVELAIKGRETK; this is encoded by the coding sequence ATATAACATACAACTTAGGTGTTGAAGATAATAAAACTTTGAAGCCTTTCATAGGTGTGAAAAATATAGTGCCAGGAGAGGGGAAGGAGGCTATAGACACTAAAAAAGGAATAGTTATTGGTAATATTAGAATGGGCTTTGGCCATTATAGAATATCCATGGCAATTGCATCCGCAGCTAATTCCATGGGATATACTCCTTACTGGTTTGATTTACATTCTTATAGCGAAACCACCGGTGGAAAGATAATAGCTCATTTGAATAACTTATATTCATTAGGGTCAAGATTGTCTCAAAAGTTTTCACTGTTTAATAAGTTCTATTGGGAGCCCCTTAATTCAGAAGGTTTTAGAAAGCTATCTTATAATGCTATGGATCAGAAGGTTTCTGAATTGATGACTCCAATTTATAAAGACCTGCCTAAGGATATTCCCTTTGTAGCAACCCATGTATGGCCGGCACAAGCTGCAGTCCATGCGGGACTTACAAAGGTTGTAAATGCTATTCCGGATAACTGGCCTATGGCGCTGCATTTGGCAGAAGGATCTATTCATACCGTTCAAACCCCTTCTTCATACCTAGGTTATAAAACCCTAAGGGGAATGAATGGGAAAAGGATATTAAAGCCCATGTCGGAGGGAGACATATATGAAGTTGGTCATTACATTGATCATGAACTGGTAGCAAATTTAGATTCAGACTGCGAAAAAAGACTAGATAGGATTAAAAATAAAAGAGCAAAAAGAATACTTTTAACGGTAGGCGGAGCCGGTGCACAGAAGGAAATATTCGTAGAGATAATAAGAAAGATAATGCCTCTTGTCTCTGCTGAGAAGGCAGTACTTTATATTAATGTTGGAGATCATAAAAATGTTTGGCAGGGACTTTGTAAAGAAATACCACAGTTAACCAATGGGGCAGAGAAATATTTTGATGATTGGGCTAAAACCTGTGATTTTGCAGAGAAAGCTATAAAGCAAGAGGTTAGGGGAATTCATGCTTTCTATCATGAAGATATTTTTGCAGCGGTCTATGCCACTAATCTTCTTATGAGATCTACAGATATTGCTATAACAAAGCCCAGCGAACTTGCCTTTTATCCAGTACCAAAACTCCTCATTAAAAGGGTGGGAGGACATGAAGCCTGGGGAGCAGTGAGGGCAGCAGAAATTGGGGACGGTTCAATAGAGTGTGGTACCGTAGAAGGAACTCTTCAGATGCTGGACCTAATGTTAGAGGAGGATGAAATACTGACTATGCTTTGTAAAAATATTATTAAGGCTAATAAAATCGGCATTTATAATGGTGCCTATAGAGCTGTAGAGTTGGCAATAAAGGGAAGAGAGACGAAGTAA
- a CDS encoding SDR family NAD(P)-dependent oxidoreductase, with product MKNNGIKFKKYFKEYQISNVMSMIKNNTKSPEICHDEYKDKLVVITGATSGIGYATAKKFASKGANMICINRNKDKSEMLKHEIESNYKVSCDYILADFSSIDDTHKVANMLLKIDKPIDIIVHNAGIYLTKRQLTSEGIEKVFMVNYLSSFIINYTLKDKLKSQGKCRIILVNSEGHRFAAWGIRFDDMDFSKRHYTGLKSYGTAKLAQLLSMIQFAEYFNGSGVTINAMHPGAVKTSTGQDNGAIYKWFKKNLLDKTLKPVSIAAEAIYYLGVNKDIETLSGKFFNLTSIEEPAPPALDKENAKILWNLSLKMGNLGG from the coding sequence ATGAAAAATAATGGAATAAAATTCAAAAAATATTTTAAAGAATATCAAATTTCTAATGTCATGTCTATGATAAAAAACAATACTAAAAGTCCTGAAATTTGCCATGATGAATATAAAGATAAGCTGGTTGTAATAACTGGTGCTACATCAGGTATTGGTTATGCTACTGCTAAAAAATTTGCCTCTAAAGGTGCAAATATGATTTGCATAAATAGAAACAAAGATAAGTCTGAAATGTTAAAACATGAAATTGAAAGTAACTACAAAGTTAGTTGCGATTATATTTTAGCAGATTTTAGTAGTATAGATGATACACATAAAGTAGCTAACATGCTTTTAAAAATTGATAAACCAATTGATATAATTGTTCACAATGCTGGTATTTATCTTACAAAACGTCAACTAACTTCTGAAGGAATCGAAAAAGTCTTCATGGTGAACTATCTTTCATCATTTATTATAAATTACACATTAAAAGATAAACTTAAATCTCAAGGGAAATGTAGAATTATATTAGTAAATTCAGAAGGGCATCGTTTTGCGGCATGGGGAATTCGTTTTGATGACATGGACTTTTCAAAGAGACACTACACTGGTTTAAAAAGCTATGGCACAGCAAAGCTGGCACAACTTTTATCTATGATTCAGTTCGCAGAATATTTTAATGGTTCTGGTGTAACTATTAATGCAATGCATCCAGGAGCTGTAAAAACATCTACTGGACAAGATAATGGTGCAATATATAAGTGGTTTAAAAAAAATTTATTAGATAAAACTTTAAAGCCTGTTTCAATTGCAGCAGAGGCCATATATTACTTGGGGGTTAATAAAGATATAGAGACATTAAGTGGTAAATTTTTTAATTTAACATCAATAGAGGAACCGGCACCTCCTGCATTAGATAAAGAAAATGCAAAAATTTTATGGAACTTAAGTTTGAAAATGGGGAACTTGGGGGGATAG
- a CDS encoding phytoene desaturase family protein — MEEKRYDSIIVGGCLAGLTSAVFLSKSGKKILLVEKNNELGGLVNSFERDGFVFDAGVRAILAVVLSMLKELNLEIQVLESKVSLGVEDKIISIEGINSVKDYRDLLVSFYPDSVEDIDKFIEVMIKIMKLIDIIYGIDNPIFKDVKKDKKYLFTELLPWLPKFLYAMKKIEKLSKPCDKYLQEFIKNPSLIDIISQHFFKDTPTFFALSYFSLYSSYVYPKGGTGRLVDALIEKILEYKGEIITNTFIKEIYADKQYVLDNNNNKYYYKNLIWAADLKTFYNITNLGNLGSKIIQRFQKSKANIDKGRPSESVFSLYLEVDLPPSYFKRYSNGHLFYTPSRKGLGGIHKSQLKDMLQNWKTTDKKEILSWLENFLKYNTYEISIPVLKDTNLAPEGKTGLIISVLMEAELFYKIKESGWYEEFIKEIENNILTVISESLFSDLKNKVEKQFSFTPISMEKRVGSTGGAIVGWSFESTIPVVHKMQKVNKSIFTPIPNIYQVGQWSYNPAGTPTCIITGKLAADRINKKNKN; from the coding sequence ATGGAAGAAAAAAGATATGATTCAATAATTGTAGGTGGATGTCTTGCAGGACTTACATCTGCAGTTTTTCTGTCTAAATCGGGAAAAAAAATTTTACTTGTTGAAAAAAATAACGAACTTGGTGGACTAGTAAATTCTTTTGAAAGAGATGGTTTTGTTTTTGACGCTGGAGTAAGAGCAATTTTGGCAGTTGTATTATCAATGTTAAAAGAATTGAATCTAGAAATTCAAGTTTTGGAAAGTAAGGTTTCACTTGGGGTTGAAGATAAAATTATTAGCATTGAAGGAATCAATTCTGTTAAGGATTATAGGGACTTACTAGTAAGTTTCTATCCAGACAGTGTCGAAGATATAGATAAATTTATTGAAGTTATGATTAAAATTATGAAATTAATTGATATTATTTATGGAATTGATAACCCAATATTTAAAGATGTTAAGAAAGATAAAAAATATCTTTTTACAGAGCTTTTACCCTGGCTACCAAAGTTTCTATATGCAATGAAAAAAATTGAAAAACTATCAAAACCATGCGATAAATATCTTCAAGAGTTTATTAAAAATCCATCACTAATAGATATTATTTCACAACACTTTTTTAAAGATACACCAACTTTTTTTGCATTAAGCTATTTTTCATTGTATAGTAGCTATGTTTATCCAAAAGGTGGAACAGGAAGGCTTGTAGATGCATTAATAGAAAAAATATTAGAATATAAAGGAGAAATAATTACTAATACTTTTATTAAGGAAATCTATGCAGACAAACAATATGTTCTTGATAATAACAACAATAAATACTACTATAAAAACCTTATTTGGGCAGCTGACTTAAAAACTTTTTATAACATAACTAATTTAGGTAATTTAGGTTCAAAAATAATACAAAGATTTCAAAAATCAAAAGCAAATATAGATAAAGGTAGACCTAGTGAATCTGTATTCTCTCTTTATTTAGAAGTAGATTTACCACCATCTTATTTTAAACGTTATTCTAATGGACATCTATTCTATACGCCATCAAGAAAAGGACTTGGAGGAATTCATAAAAGCCAACTTAAAGATATGTTGCAAAATTGGAAAACAACAGATAAAAAAGAAATTCTTTCATGGCTAGAAAATTTCCTAAAGTACAATACATATGAAATCTCAATACCAGTTTTAAAAGATACTAATCTAGCTCCAGAAGGCAAAACGGGTTTAATAATTAGTGTGCTTATGGAGGCTGAATTGTTCTACAAAATAAAAGAATCTGGTTGGTATGAAGAGTTTATAAAGGAAATTGAAAACAATATATTAACTGTAATTTCAGAAAGTTTATTCTCTGATCTAAAAAATAAAGTTGAAAAACAATTTTCTTTCACTCCAATAAGCATGGAAAAAAGGGTTGGAAGTACCGGTGGTGCTATTGTAGGCTGGTCTTTTGAATCTACTATTCCTGTGGTCCATAAAATGCAAAAAGTAAATAAATCTATATTTACACCTATTCCCAATATTTATCAAGTTGGTCAATGGTCATATAATCCAGCAGGAACACCTACATGTATTATTACAGGTAAATTAGCTGCAGATAGAATAAACAAAAAAAATAAAAATTGA